The following are from one region of the Armatimonadota bacterium genome:
- a CDS encoding metallopeptidase TldD-related protein: protein MGLGQSNIMNGDFSVNVSLGYKIEEGEIVGRVKNTMLADDACDALMRVEAVGCESPSGSARCARRRCWWAP from the coding sequence ATGGGGCTGGGCCAGAGCAACATCATGAACGGGGACTTCTCGGTCAACGTCTCCCTGGGCTACAAGATCGAAGAGGGGGAGATCGTAGGCCGCGTGAAGAATACCATGCTCGCCGACGATGCCTGTGACGCCCTCATGCGGGTGGAGGCCGTCGGCTGCGAGAGCCCGAGTGGATCGGCTCGCTGTGCGCGCCGCCGCTGCTGGTGGGCGCCTTGA
- a CDS encoding Ig-like domain-containing protein, translating into MPPRMKSAPLFALCLVTTLCASACAGTILVVDLSQADVPTQMLVASVQGVVNRDPSAVGVYTVREPQDAAWLSLYRDEVERVTPDQLLARVRDRLAGQVLYDPAEAHSLNLAAAAAAILDAALTPNDLGLKTVLDARGRWPDRLSAYRYAVAQVMRESAPDRLALVGGERTDVRDYLSRERVLAVDLDWRDPEQEALLREILSRLQPGSLVLGSPEMVGDDALLALLAQNGHLLVPISRAPNLSFHSAHPVTAPLHQLERVAPPALQVLVTFVYEGGADVGFALGRMRELWADRARGRVPLGWTISPALLDLAPAVMQSYCAGAGLSGTDELVLAPNGAGYFVPTRHPNWAGILERMATWARAGDFRVAAITDRGPASELRQALPHYWAAGMRGLLLGVGAGLTTGMYDGLPVTAQALRATAADAALRDIREASRAAKYIYVSVDPWSLTPSDLAYIARRLGSDYLVLRPREFMAVAREASATGSRPPRAGSADIASVALRPAEPGPRDKVEVRATVRSPVELDSVQAVYGVSGAPGEWSARLQREPDDRYTGALPPLLGGGPLSVRLRAVDRENGITWSAPVSLTVAAPDADDDGLSDALESLVRTDPAAPDTDGDGWRDGSDAHPLLPDRFTAFYLWPVAPPGDGVYLAQGGGSVSGGIRAVEGDQTAVYKLPLASAPAGSRPALQAVVGGDYRLEVSADGREWREIASASGDAPLAPGAWEAPAPTGGAPALWVRLSDRTPQGEAPARLAQLSLRSHPDGPSILPRGTEPIFPGPGMPMAVAADIFAPGGIAEARLYYRINDTGTIAVPMLERGHSQVYGAQVRGALNGDVITYWVAATDGQGNAAATRPLAFHVGVIARETISLLVGRDFEGEWEAGAEWDGSRWNPQAGAADRATVNLSGGAYRWWVLAAPREGGIRVSVDGRELGAAIAAQPDGWQSLGTRDLPRGRHEVVVTSTDDVRSGYAQVLITQDRSLVPPSGLVCDFYNSLTVLAPMPGQKVKGLVEIEATGTGNIGAVECYVDGRLVDRGRRPPYRFRWNARRAAAGPHPVELRALDHAGELLLTTSLQLEVGR; encoded by the coding sequence ATGCCCCCCAGGATGAAGTCAGCGCCGCTGTTCGCCCTTTGCCTGGTGACCACGCTCTGCGCCTCGGCGTGCGCGGGAACGATCCTGGTGGTTGACTTGTCGCAGGCCGACGTGCCGACGCAGATGCTGGTGGCGAGCGTGCAGGGGGTGGTCAACCGCGACCCCTCCGCGGTCGGCGTGTACACGGTGCGCGAGCCGCAGGACGCCGCCTGGCTGTCGCTTTACCGCGACGAAGTCGAGCGCGTGACCCCCGACCAGCTGCTGGCGCGGGTGCGCGACCGCCTGGCGGGGCAAGTGCTGTACGATCCCGCCGAGGCGCACTCCCTCAATCTCGCCGCCGCCGCCGCCGCCATTCTCGACGCCGCCCTGACCCCAAACGACTTGGGGCTGAAGACGGTGCTCGATGCGCGCGGGCGCTGGCCGGATCGCTTGAGCGCCTACCGCTATGCGGTTGCGCAGGTGATGCGAGAGTCGGCGCCCGATCGCCTGGCGCTGGTGGGGGGCGAGCGCACCGACGTGCGCGACTACCTGAGCCGCGAGCGCGTGCTGGCGGTGGACCTGGATTGGCGGGATCCCGAGCAGGAAGCGCTGCTGCGCGAGATCCTGTCCCGGCTGCAGCCGGGGTCGCTGGTGCTGGGGTCGCCGGAGATGGTCGGCGACGATGCGCTGCTGGCGCTGCTGGCGCAGAATGGGCACCTGCTGGTTCCGATCTCGCGCGCCCCCAACCTGTCGTTTCACTCGGCACATCCGGTGACGGCGCCGCTGCATCAACTCGAGCGCGTGGCGCCGCCCGCCCTGCAGGTGCTGGTCACCTTCGTTTACGAGGGCGGCGCGGACGTGGGCTTCGCCCTGGGGCGGATGCGCGAGCTGTGGGCCGACCGTGCGCGCGGGCGCGTGCCCCTGGGATGGACGATCTCGCCGGCGCTGCTCGATCTGGCGCCAGCGGTGATGCAGAGCTACTGCGCGGGCGCGGGGCTGAGCGGAACCGACGAGCTGGTGCTGGCGCCCAACGGCGCGGGGTACTTCGTCCCGACTCGCCACCCCAACTGGGCCGGCATCTTGGAGCGCATGGCGACATGGGCGCGGGCGGGCGATTTCCGCGTCGCCGCCATCACCGACCGCGGGCCCGCCTCGGAACTCCGGCAGGCGCTGCCGCACTACTGGGCGGCGGGGATGCGAGGTCTGCTGCTTGGGGTCGGGGCGGGGCTGACGACGGGCATGTATGACGGGCTGCCGGTCACCGCGCAGGCGCTGCGCGCCACGGCCGCCGATGCGGCGCTGCGAGACATCCGCGAGGCGTCGCGCGCGGCCAAGTACATCTACGTCAGCGTGGATCCATGGTCGCTGACGCCCAGCGACCTCGCCTATATCGCCCGTCGGCTGGGGAGCGACTACCTGGTGCTGCGGCCGCGCGAATTCATGGCCGTGGCGCGCGAGGCCTCCGCCACCGGCTCCCGCCCGCCGCGAGCGGGCAGCGCCGACATCGCCTCCGTGGCGCTGCGGCCCGCCGAGCCCGGGCCCCGGGATAAGGTGGAGGTGCGCGCGACCGTGCGGTCGCCGGTGGAGCTGGACTCGGTGCAGGCGGTCTATGGGGTCAGCGGGGCGCCCGGGGAGTGGAGCGCCCGGCTGCAGCGTGAACCCGATGACCGCTATACGGGCGCGCTGCCTCCCCTCCTCGGCGGCGGGCCGCTCAGCGTCCGCCTGCGCGCGGTGGACCGAGAGAACGGCATCACCTGGTCCGCCCCCGTGAGCCTGACGGTCGCGGCGCCCGATGCCGACGACGACGGGCTGAGCGATGCGCTGGAGAGCCTGGTGCGCACCGACCCCGCCGCCCCCGACACCGACGGCGATGGCTGGCGCGACGGCAGTGACGCTCATCCACTGCTTCCCGACCGGTTCACTGCGTTCTACCTGTGGCCGGTGGCGCCGCCGGGGGATGGGGTTTACCTCGCCCAGGGCGGCGGCAGTGTCAGCGGCGGCATCCGGGCGGTGGAGGGCGACCAGACGGCGGTGTACAAGCTGCCGCTGGCGAGCGCCCCGGCGGGGTCGCGGCCGGCGCTGCAGGCGGTGGTTGGCGGCGACTATCGCCTGGAGGTGTCGGCGGACGGCCGGGAATGGCGCGAGATCGCATCCGCGTCCGGGGACGCGCCGCTGGCGCCGGGCGCGTGGGAAGCGCCGGCGCCGACCGGCGGAGCGCCCGCCTTGTGGGTGCGCCTGTCGGACCGCACGCCGCAGGGCGAGGCGCCCGCGCGGCTGGCGCAGTTGAGCTTGCGGTCTCATCCCGACGGCCCCTCCATCCTGCCGCGAGGCACCGAGCCCATCTTCCCGGGGCCGGGGATGCCCATGGCGGTCGCGGCCGACATCTTCGCCCCCGGCGGAATCGCCGAAGCGAGGCTCTACTACCGCATCAATGACACGGGCACGATCGCGGTGCCGATGCTGGAGCGCGGCCACTCACAGGTCTATGGCGCCCAGGTGCGAGGCGCGCTCAATGGCGATGTGATTACCTACTGGGTGGCAGCAACGGACGGCCAGGGGAATGCAGCGGCAACCCGACCGCTTGCGTTCCACGTCGGCGTCATCGCCCGGGAGACAATCTCCCTGCTGGTCGGGCGCGACTTCGAGGGGGAATGGGAGGCGGGCGCGGAATGGGACGGCTCGCGCTGGAACCCGCAGGCCGGGGCCGCGGATCGGGCGACCGTCAACCTCAGCGGGGGCGCCTACCGCTGGTGGGTGCTGGCAGCGCCGCGCGAGGGGGGGATCCGCGTCAGCGTTGACGGCCGCGAACTCGGCGCCGCCATCGCCGCGCAACCTGACGGCTGGCAGTCGCTGGGGACGCGGGATCTGCCCCGCGGACGACATGAGGTGGTCGTTACCTCGACCGACGACGTGCGTTCAGGGTACGCGCAGGTGCTGATCACGCAGGATCGGAGCCTGGTGCCGCCGTCCGGCCTGGTGTGTGATTTCTACAATAGCCTCACCGTGCTCGCGCCCATGCCGGGGCAGAAGGTCAAGGGCCTGGTCGAGATCGAGGCCACGGGCACCGGCAATATCGGCGCCGTCGAGTGCTACGTTGACGGCAGACTGGTGGATCGCGGGCGCCGGCCGCCATATCGCTTCCGCTGGAACGCGCGCCGCGCCGCCGCCGGGCCGCACCCGGTCGAGCTGCGCGCCCTCGATCACGCGGGCGAACTGCTGCTGACAACCTCCTTGCAGCTCGAGGTCGGCAGGTAG
- the msrB gene encoding peptide-methionine (R)-S-oxide reductase MsrB codes for MGGKVIKTDAEWRAQLAPEQYCIMREKGTEPAFTGRHWKTKEPGVYRCAACGQPLFGSQAKYDSGTGWPSFRAPVGPGSIATAGDDSAGMRRTEVRCSRCDAHLGHVFEDGPAPTGQRYCINSAALDFIPATAEGKD; via the coding sequence ATGGGCGGCAAGGTGATCAAGACCGACGCTGAGTGGCGGGCGCAGCTTGCGCCCGAGCAGTATTGTATCATGCGCGAGAAGGGCACCGAACCGGCCTTCACCGGCAGGCACTGGAAGACCAAGGAGCCGGGGGTTTACCGCTGCGCCGCTTGCGGCCAGCCGTTGTTCGGCTCGCAGGCGAAGTACGATTCCGGCACCGGCTGGCCCAGCTTCCGGGCGCCGGTCGGGCCGGGCAGCATCGCCACCGCCGGTGATGACAGCGCGGGCATGCGCCGCACCGAGGTGCGGTGCAGCCGCTGCGACGCACACCTGGGGCACGTCTTCGAGGACGGTCCCGCCCCCACCGGTCAGCGCTACTGCATCAACTCCGCCGCCCTGGATTTCATTCCCGCGACCGCCGAGGGGAAGGATTAG
- a CDS encoding metallophosphoesterase: MIHAPGSTPPALGLKIVALSDTHYARCDAALRGSGAIADILLRRAVHRINRMIQPDVTLLLGDLLENGEGPDAEASWRRLRAIADGLESPFIALPGNHDGDPEAFYRVFPRPGEMLDLKGMRFLIFLDPEEPGYNARRLPGDLARMATAHQGHDGPVVMLQHCSLFPPGTSDCPFNYVNADDITAHMRQHDIGLAISGHFHLGVDLIRHGAGDFVIAPALCEPPFAFLEIELDRGQVSVTRHQLRMPPELELIDCHLHTPFAYCADDMDFPKAVALAQDLGLAGLVFAEHSGQLYYDAETYRRGDFLQAGIATAYGRSDRMARYLATAGAYCPPASLGLEADCDYAGRPVLRAHDRREVAVLLGAVHSLPELRNPRPDPARAADELLAALDRFVSSGINVLAHPFREFRRAGLEPPASLFALVVRLLREHGVAAEINFHTNEPAEAFVRLCIESGVKLALGSDAHGLWQVGEFAPHLRLLRQCGCDGDLGAVLAQVGTCGLRRGW; this comes from the coding sequence ATGATTCATGCTCCCGGTAGCACGCCGCCCGCCCTTGGGCTCAAGATCGTAGCCCTCTCCGATACGCACTACGCCCGCTGCGACGCGGCGCTCCGGGGGAGCGGCGCCATCGCCGACATCCTGCTGCGACGAGCAGTGCACCGCATCAACCGCATGATCCAGCCGGACGTGACCCTGCTCCTGGGCGACCTGCTGGAAAACGGCGAGGGGCCGGACGCGGAAGCCTCATGGCGGCGCCTGCGCGCCATCGCGGACGGGTTGGAATCCCCCTTTATCGCCCTGCCGGGCAATCACGACGGCGATCCCGAGGCCTTCTATCGCGTGTTCCCGCGCCCCGGCGAAATGCTGGACCTCAAGGGAATGCGCTTCCTGATATTCCTCGACCCCGAGGAGCCGGGGTACAACGCGCGGCGGCTGCCGGGTGACCTGGCGCGCATGGCGACCGCGCACCAGGGCCACGACGGGCCGGTGGTCATGCTGCAGCACTGCTCCCTGTTCCCGCCGGGAACCAGCGACTGCCCCTTCAATTATGTGAACGCCGACGACATCACCGCCCACATGCGACAGCACGACATCGGCCTCGCGATCAGCGGTCACTTCCACCTCGGCGTTGACCTGATCCGCCACGGCGCCGGGGATTTCGTGATCGCCCCGGCCCTGTGTGAACCGCCTTTCGCCTTCCTCGAGATCGAGCTTGACCGCGGGCAGGTCAGCGTGACTCGCCACCAGTTGCGCATGCCGCCCGAGCTGGAGCTGATTGATTGTCACCTCCACACGCCGTTCGCCTACTGCGCCGACGACATGGATTTCCCTAAAGCCGTCGCTCTAGCGCAGGACCTGGGGCTGGCGGGACTGGTGTTCGCGGAGCACTCGGGGCAATTGTATTACGACGCGGAGACCTACCGGCGGGGGGACTTCCTCCAGGCGGGCATCGCTACCGCGTACGGTCGCAGCGACCGCATGGCGCGCTACCTGGCGACCGCGGGCGCGTATTGCCCGCCGGCATCATTGGGGCTGGAGGCGGACTGCGACTACGCCGGGCGGCCGGTGTTGCGCGCTCACGACCGCCGGGAAGTCGCGGTCCTGCTCGGCGCCGTCCACAGCCTGCCCGAGCTGCGCAACCCGCGCCCCGATCCCGCCCGCGCCGCCGACGAGCTGTTGGCTGCCCTCGACCGATTCGTCAGCTCCGGCATCAACGTGCTCGCCCACCCGTTTCGCGAGTTCCGCCGCGCCGGCTTGGAGCCGCCGGCGTCACTGTTCGCGCTCGTGGTGCGCCTGCTGCGCGAGCACGGGGTGGCGGCCGAGATCAATTTCCACACCAACGAACCGGCGGAGGCGTTCGTGCGGCTGTGCATCGAGTCGGGGGTGAAGCTGGCACTGGGCAGCGACGCCCACGGACTGTGGCAAGTCGGGGAGTTCGCGCCGCACCTGCGCCTGCTGCGGCAGTGCGGCTGTGACGGGGACCTGGGGGCGGTGCTGGCGCAGGTGGGGACCTGCGGCCTGCGCCGGGGGTGGTGA
- a CDS encoding cupin domain-containing protein: protein MQGSSDAPEGDAAPAGGLTGQVLEVADLVAYQPGAVVSRALIDKQVGTVTLFAFDQGEGLSEHTAPYDALVQVLDGEAQVTIAGTASTVKAGEMIIMPAHQPHALRAPTRFKMMLVMIRA, encoded by the coding sequence ATGCAAGGCAGCAGTGACGCACCCGAAGGCGATGCGGCCCCGGCGGGCGGGCTGACGGGCCAGGTGCTGGAGGTCGCCGACCTCGTCGCCTATCAGCCGGGGGCCGTCGTCAGCCGCGCCCTGATTGACAAGCAAGTGGGCACGGTGACGTTGTTCGCCTTCGACCAGGGCGAGGGCCTGAGCGAGCACACGGCCCCCTACGACGCCCTGGTGCAGGTGCTGGACGGCGAGGCGCAGGTCACGATCGCGGGCACGGCGTCAACCGTCAAGGCGGGCGAGATGATCATCATGCCCGCGCATCAGCCGCACGCCCTGCGCGCTCCGACGCGCTTCAAGATGATGCTGGTGATGATCCGGGCGTGA
- a CDS encoding 6-phosphofructokinase, with protein sequence MEHTSGASGSPQVFASERAYMQRVWLEGGIDAQVLHDETTPPVVAGPADIPNPFSRDEIGYFRRPDERRPAVSHDKALREFAARGLFPGFLEAGARERLRFDPCDVRAAIVTAGGTAPGTNAVIHAIVRRHYQYVAAAHAAWERGGRQGPEPRCTGHVLGIRNGFEGLMAPRERPAAAVPGPVELHPEETATWRELGGCQLGLSRYDFSVEGRIEQLAHNVMAEGIDLLYVIGGDGAMHAARQVHQALSGHSVGRNIVIAGVPKSIDNDIAWMWRSLGHSSALAEAARLLNVLRLDAEANRRVILVELFGKHAGFVAANAALLSDKADCVLIPEEPFDPWKAVDHIAARARARRSALVVLAEGALLALGKDLRSRGLVRLPEPAAAALRDPYYERQDLRDLALKWLRDELRSQFIKPPIFTGHILINQPGYLIRAVPPDAEDLIHAERMGDLVVDSALAGHTGFMLSLWLGYVLVPLSLVARVRKRVLPRGLVWREIVQHTRQPPLA encoded by the coding sequence ATGGAGCACACGAGCGGCGCCTCAGGATCTCCCCAGGTTTTCGCCTCCGAGCGCGCCTACATGCAGCGCGTGTGGCTGGAGGGCGGCATTGACGCCCAAGTGCTGCATGACGAAACGACGCCGCCGGTGGTGGCCGGGCCCGCCGACATCCCCAATCCCTTTTCTCGCGACGAGATCGGCTACTTCCGCCGCCCCGACGAGCGCCGCCCCGCGGTCTCCCATGACAAGGCGCTGCGGGAGTTCGCGGCCCGCGGGCTCTTCCCCGGCTTCCTGGAGGCGGGCGCGCGCGAGCGGCTGCGCTTCGATCCGTGCGACGTGCGCGCGGCGATCGTCACCGCTGGCGGCACCGCCCCCGGCACCAACGCGGTCATTCACGCCATCGTCCGCCGCCATTATCAGTACGTCGCCGCCGCCCACGCCGCCTGGGAGCGCGGCGGTCGCCAGGGCCCGGAGCCGCGCTGCACAGGTCACGTCCTGGGCATCCGCAACGGCTTCGAGGGCCTGATGGCCCCCCGCGAACGCCCCGCCGCCGCCGTGCCCGGGCCGGTCGAGCTGCATCCGGAGGAAACCGCCACCTGGCGCGAGCTCGGCGGCTGTCAGCTCGGGCTGTCGCGCTACGACTTCTCGGTCGAGGGCCGTATCGAGCAGCTCGCGCATAACGTGATGGCTGAGGGCATTGACCTGCTTTACGTCATTGGCGGCGACGGCGCCATGCATGCCGCCCGCCAGGTGCACCAGGCCTTGAGCGGGCATTCCGTCGGCCGCAACATCGTCATCGCTGGCGTCCCCAAGAGCATTGACAACGACATCGCCTGGATGTGGCGCTCGTTGGGGCATTCCTCGGCCCTGGCCGAGGCCGCGCGCCTGCTCAACGTCCTGCGCCTCGACGCCGAGGCCAACCGCCGCGTGATCCTGGTCGAGCTCTTCGGCAAGCACGCCGGCTTCGTCGCCGCCAACGCCGCCCTGCTCAGCGACAAGGCCGACTGCGTCCTCATCCCCGAGGAGCCCTTCGACCCGTGGAAGGCGGTGGACCACATCGCCGCCCGCGCCCGCGCGCGGCGCTCGGCCCTGGTCGTCTTGGCCGAGGGCGCCCTGCTCGCGCTCGGCAAGGACCTGCGCTCCCGCGGCCTGGTGCGGCTTCCCGAGCCCGCCGCCGCCGCCCTGCGTGACCCCTACTACGAGCGCCAGGACCTGCGCGACCTCGCCCTCAAGTGGCTGCGCGACGAGTTGCGCTCGCAGTTTATCAAGCCCCCCATCTTCACCGGGCATATCCTCATCAACCAACCCGGCTACCTGATCCGGGCGGTGCCCCCCGACGCCGAGGACCTCATCCACGCCGAGCGCATGGGCGACCTGGTGGTGGACAGCGCGCTGGCCGGGCACACCGGCTTCATGCTCAGCCTGTGGCTGGGATATGTGCTGGTGCCGCTGTCGCTGGTGGCGCGGGTGCGCAAGCGCGTGCTGCCGCGCGGCCTGGTGTGGCGCGAGATCGTGCAGCACACGCGGCAGCCGCCGCTGGCGTGA
- a CDS encoding nodulation protein NfeD, which translates to MPRCKRGRAILLGLVLGAGAILIAPAVSARPGGRAVYHLQFEGVVNPLSARYLARGIANAEHDQAAALVFQIDTPGGLDGSMREMVEYILNADVPVIVYVAPAGARAASAGMFITVAGHIAAMAPGTNIGAAHPVPLGGGQQDATMLAKVEEDAAAYARSVAKLRDHNPEWAERAVRQSVSITAEEARDLGVIDVIAPNLTDLLAQVNGRKVETNAGPVLLDVEGAPIRDLPMTVLEKLLHMIAEPNIAYILLTVGMIGLIAEMYHPGGIFPGVAGTISLLLGLTALGMLPVGWAGVALLALAMGLFIAETFVHGFGVLGAGAIVSFILGSLLLFVPVSPVSPAMPAVRVSPWLVGLMSAILLGGIILLFRVRMAMWRKPAVFGAEALVGRLGVARSELDPFGTVRVDSEVWRAEARQTPVKRGETVRVAGLEGVTLVVERVAAETPDSPPS; encoded by the coding sequence ATGCCGCGGTGCAAGCGCGGACGAGCGATCTTGCTCGGGCTAGTCTTGGGTGCGGGCGCCATCCTCATCGCGCCCGCCGTGTCGGCGCGTCCGGGCGGACGGGCCGTCTATCACCTCCAGTTCGAGGGCGTGGTCAACCCCCTGAGCGCGCGCTACCTGGCGCGCGGGATCGCCAACGCCGAACACGACCAGGCCGCGGCCCTCGTCTTCCAGATTGACACCCCCGGCGGCCTCGACGGCTCCATGCGCGAGATGGTCGAGTACATCCTCAATGCCGACGTGCCGGTGATCGTGTACGTCGCGCCGGCGGGGGCGCGCGCCGCCTCGGCGGGGATGTTCATCACCGTCGCCGGCCACATCGCCGCCATGGCCCCGGGCACCAACATCGGCGCCGCCCACCCCGTACCCCTGGGCGGCGGTCAGCAAGACGCGACCATGCTCGCCAAGGTCGAGGAGGATGCGGCGGCCTACGCGCGCTCGGTGGCGAAGCTGCGCGACCACAACCCTGAGTGGGCGGAGCGCGCGGTGCGCCAGAGCGTCTCCATTACCGCCGAGGAGGCCCGCGACCTGGGGGTGATTGACGTCATCGCCCCCAACCTGACGGATCTGTTGGCGCAGGTCAACGGGCGCAAGGTCGAGACCAACGCGGGCCCGGTGCTCCTCGACGTGGAGGGGGCGCCGATCCGGGACCTGCCGATGACGGTGCTGGAGAAACTGCTGCACATGATCGCGGAGCCCAACATCGCCTATATCCTGCTGACCGTGGGCATGATCGGGCTCATCGCCGAGATGTACCACCCGGGCGGCATCTTCCCCGGGGTCGCGGGCACCATCTCCCTGCTGCTGGGGCTGACCGCGCTGGGCATGCTGCCGGTAGGGTGGGCGGGGGTGGCGCTGCTGGCGTTGGCGATGGGGCTGTTCATCGCCGAGACCTTCGTCCACGGCTTCGGCGTGCTGGGCGCGGGGGCGATCGTGTCCTTCATTCTGGGGTCGCTGCTGCTGTTCGTTCCGGTGTCGCCGGTGTCGCCGGCGATGCCGGCGGTGCGGGTGAGCCCGTGGCTCGTGGGCTTGATGTCGGCCATCTTGCTCGGCGGCATCATCCTGCTTTTCCGCGTGCGCATGGCGATGTGGCGCAAGCCCGCGGTCTTCGGCGCCGAGGCGCTGGTAGGGCGCCTGGGGGTGGCTCGGTCCGAGCTCGATCCCTTCGGCACCGTACGCGTGGACTCCGAGGTCTGGCGCGCCGAGGCGCGTCAGACCCCGGTCAAGCGCGGCGAGACGGTGCGCGTCGCCGGGCTCGAAGGCGTGACCCTGGTCGTCGAGCGCGTTGCCGCGGAGACCCCAGACTCGCCTCCATCCTAG
- a CDS encoding SPFH domain-containing protein translates to MAMEAVGVVVFFLVVLLLIILGAAIRIVPEYQRLVVFRLGRVLGAKGPGLVLLVPFVDRGVRVDLRETYFDVQPQSAITMDNAPVSVDFFVYMKVVDPLPSVLAVEDFEGAARGIAITTLRAVVGAMLLDDVLAKREEINEALRLKLDDVTNRWGIKVTAVEIREIIPPRDIQEAMSRQMSAERNRRAVVTEADGTRAAAITVAEGERQAIILRAEGERQARILAAEGYAQALQKIFEVAKGLESNTMSLQYLETLRALGQSPATKFVLPLEFTRLVEPFVRHAGRAAEDAG, encoded by the coding sequence ATGGCCATGGAAGCGGTCGGCGTCGTAGTCTTTTTCCTCGTTGTTCTGCTGCTCATCATCCTCGGAGCCGCGATCCGCATCGTCCCCGAGTACCAGCGCCTGGTGGTGTTCCGGCTGGGGCGGGTGTTGGGCGCCAAAGGCCCGGGGCTGGTGCTGCTGGTGCCGTTTGTGGACCGGGGCGTGCGGGTGGACCTGCGCGAGACCTACTTCGACGTCCAGCCGCAGTCCGCGATCACCATGGACAATGCCCCGGTGTCGGTGGACTTCTTCGTCTATATGAAGGTGGTGGACCCCTTGCCCAGCGTGCTCGCGGTCGAGGACTTCGAGGGCGCGGCGCGGGGCATCGCCATCACCACCTTGCGCGCGGTGGTGGGCGCCATGCTGCTGGACGACGTGCTCGCCAAGCGCGAGGAGATCAACGAGGCGCTGCGCCTCAAGCTCGACGACGTCACCAACCGCTGGGGGATCAAGGTCACCGCGGTCGAGATCCGCGAGATCATCCCCCCGCGCGATATCCAGGAGGCGATGAGCCGCCAGATGTCGGCCGAGCGTAACCGGCGCGCGGTGGTAACCGAGGCCGATGGCACGCGCGCGGCCGCCATTACCGTCGCCGAGGGCGAGCGCCAGGCCATCATCCTGCGCGCCGAGGGGGAGCGCCAGGCGCGCATCCTCGCCGCTGAGGGCTATGCCCAAGCGCTGCAGAAGATCTTCGAGGTCGCCAAGGGCCTCGAGAGCAATACCATGAGTCTGCAGTACTTGGAGACTCTGCGCGCCCTTGGGCAAAGCCCGGCGACGAAGTTCGTCTTGCCCCTGGAGTTCACCCGGCTGGTCGAGCCGTTCGTTCGTCACGCCGGCCGCGCAGCGGAGGATGCCGGCTAG